In Rutidosis leptorrhynchoides isolate AG116_Rl617_1_P2 chromosome 2, CSIRO_AGI_Rlap_v1, whole genome shotgun sequence, one genomic interval encodes:
- the LOC139891547 gene encoding uncharacterized protein At1g32220, chloroplastic-like yields the protein MSSSSLSYAASAISAHPSSPSLTSKTSPFPSVAIRTHFSNPISSTNRFSRFGVNCSYADAGAKDTGSFTIDVEANIKAEKIVVLGGSGFVGSAICKAAASRGIEVISLSRSGRPNSFNAWEDQVTWVTGDVFYVNWDEVLPGATAVISTLGGFGSEEQMQRINGEANVIAVNAAKEYGIPKFVLISVHDYNIPSFLLTSGYFTGKRKAESEVLSKYPSSGVVLRPGFIYGKRKVGDFEIPLDLIGEPVERLLNATSSFTKPLVSLPASDIIFAPPVSVDDVAQAAINTVKDDDCFGVFTIAQIKEAASGAKV from the exons atgtcttcatcatcgttatcatatGCTGCTTCTGCCATTTCTGCACATCCTTCTTCACCTTCTCTAACTTCAAAAACATCCCCTTTTCCATCTGTTGCTATCCGTACACATTTCTCAAACCCCATTTCAAGTACCAATCG ATTTTCGAGGTTTGGTGTTAATTGCAGCTATGCCGATGCAGGTGCGAAGGACACCGGTTCCTTCACTATAGATGTTGAAGCAAATATTAAGGCTGAGAAG ATTGTAGTGTTGGGAGGTAGTGGCTTTGTTGGTTCGGCTATATGTAAGGCTGCAGCATCAAGGGGTATAGAAGTCATAAGCCTAAGCAG GTCGGGACGACCGAATAGTTTCAACGCGTGGGAAGATCAAGTGACGTGGGTGACAG GAGACGTTTTCTATGTAAACTGGGATGAAGTACTCCCGGGTGCTACTGCAGTGATTTCAACCCTAGGAGGTTTCGGTAGTGAAGAACAAATGCAACGAATTAACGGTGAGGCAAATGTTATTGCAGTTAATGCTGCCAAGGAATATG GAATTCCCAAATTCGTCTTGATCTCGGTACATGACTATAACATACCATCATTTTTACTTACATCCGGATACTTCACCGGAAAACGGAAGGCAGAATCCGAGGTTCTCTCCAAATACCCAAGTTCTG GTGTTGTGCTAAGACCTGGATTTATATATGGGAAAAGAAAGGTTGGTGATTTTGAGATCCCGCTGGATTTAATAGGCGAACCAGTCGAAAGACTTCTGAATGCCACGTCAAGTTTCACTAAACCCCTCGTCTCGCTACCCGCTTCTGATATAATTTTCGCCCCTCCTGTTAGTGTGGATGACGTGGCACAAGCTGCAATAAACACAGTCAAAGATGATGATTGTTTCGGCGTCTTTACAATTGCTCAAATTAAAGAAGCTGCATCAGGTGCTAAAGTGTGA